Proteins encoded in a region of the Zea mays cultivar B73 chromosome 2, Zm-B73-REFERENCE-NAM-5.0, whole genome shotgun sequence genome:
- the LOC100273752 gene encoding Chlorophyll a-b binding protein CP24 10B, chloroplastic yields the protein MALASTSATAPAAVLKTPFLGARRALANAAAPKPAPRRALLAVAAAAAKKSWIPAFKSDAEFINPPWLDGSLPGDFGFDPLGLGKDPAFLKWYREAELIHGRWAMAAVLGIFVGQAWSGIPWFEAGADPGAIAPFSFGSLLGTQLLLMGWVESKRWVDFFNPDSQSVEWATPWSRTAENFANFTGDQGYPGGKFFDPLGLAGTVKDGVYVPDVEKLERLKLAEIKHARIAMLAMLVFYFEAGQGKTPLGALGL from the exons ATGGCGCTCGCgtccacctccgccaccgcgcccgCTGCCGTGCTCAAGACCCCGTTCCTTGGCGCCAGGCGCGCGCTCGCCAATGCCGCCGCGCCCAAGCCCGCGCCGCGCCGCGCGCTCCTCGCCGTCGCCGCGGCCGCCGCCAAGAAGTCGTGGATCCCCGCCTTCAAGAGCGACGCCGAGTTCATCAACCCGCCCTGGCTCGACGGATC GCTCCCTGGCGACTTCGGGTTCGATCCGCTGGGGCTGGGCAAGGACCCGGCGTTCCTCAAGTGGTACCGGGAGGCGGAGCTGATCCATGGGCGGTGGGCGATGGCCGCCGTGCTGGGCATCTTCGTGGGGCAGGCCTGGAGCGGCATCCCGTGGTTCGAGGCCGGCGCCGACCCGGGCGCCATCGCGCCCTTCTCCTTCGGCTCGCTGCTGGGCACGCAGCTGCTGCTCATGGGGTGGGTGGAGTCGAAGCGGTGGGTGGACTTCTTCAACCCGGACTCGCAGTCCGTCGAGTGGGCCACGCCCTGGTCCCGCACTGCCGAGAACTTCGCCAACTTCACCGGCGACCAGGGCTACCCGGGCGGCAAGTTCTTCGACCCGCTCGGCCTCGCCGGCACCGTCAAGGACGGCGTCTACGTCCCCGACGTCGAGAAGCTCGAGCGGCTTAAGCTGGCCGAGATCAAGCACGCCCGCATCGCCATGCTTGCCATGCTCGTTTTCTACTTCGAGGCCGGACAGGGCAAGACGCCGCTCGGCGCGCTTGGCCTATGA